A stretch of the Agelaius phoeniceus isolate bAgePho1 chromosome 1, bAgePho1.hap1, whole genome shotgun sequence genome encodes the following:
- the TMPPE gene encoding transmembrane protein with metallophosphoesterase domain: MISFKQLPIEAKAAVAAGVVFFSMMLSRSYLAEKLDFRTRRWLLRLQMALFANTLMLMGSLHVWRSTVTTFTRSSAASSFCFTLWKIAVFMFLALAHSSFFTLLFLVAEEPYFFSLAAYTCLGAYIILIFFLFTLGSVEQAYKFLAGRGAKAGTGNKNRTALKPVLAVLLTVVLTVTGLLNASQPPTVNSVEIPVHKLPSAMNNLKVVLLSDIHLGPTVGKTKLAMIVRMVKALKPDITVIVGDLSDAEAKIIRPAVEPLGELDSPLGTYFVTGNHEYYTSDVSNWFELLKSFNIQPLHNENVKIVSPKSTSDWFCLAGVDDIEADVLRYSGHGMDLKKALRGCSSEHAIVLLAHQPIAAKWALQERPDINLILSGHTHGGQIFPLNAGAYLLNPFFVGLYQVGQNTFVYVSPGTMYYGIPMRLGSRAEITEIILRSP, translated from the coding sequence ATGATCTCCTTCAAGCAACTGCCCATTGAAGCCAaggctgcagtggctgcaggagtGGTTTTCTTCTCCATGATGCTATCACGGAGTTACCTGGCAGAAAAACTCGATTTCAGGACACGGCGCTGGCTTCTAAGGCTGCAAATGGCACTATTTGCTAATACACTCATGTTGATGGGATCTCTTCATGTTTGGAGAAGCACAGTCACCACGTTCACCAGATCTTCAGCTGCCAGCTCCTTCTGTTTCACGCTCTGGAAAATAGCTGTGTTCATGTTTCTAGCTTTGGCTCACTCAAGCTTCTTTACATTGCTATTTCTTGTTGCAGAAGAGccctatttcttttctttagctGCCTACACTTGCTTGGGGGCCTATATTATTctcatcttcttcctcttcactcTAGGCTCTGTAGAGCAGGCTTACAAGTTCTTGGCTGGGAGAGGCGCTAAGGCAGGCACTGGCAACAAGAACAGAACAGCACTGAAACCAGTTCTGGCAGTCTTGCTGACTGTTGTGCTGACTGTTACTGGGCTGTTAAATGCTTCCCAGCCCCCTACTGTGAATTCAGTGGAGATTCCAGTTCATAAGCTGCCCTCAGCAATGAATAACCTGAAAGTGGTGTTGCTTTCAGATATCCATCTGGGGCCTACAGTTGGGAAGACCAAGCTTGCCATGATAGTGAGAATGGTTAAGGCTTTAAAACCAGACATCACCGTGATTGTTGGGGACCTGTCTGATGCTGAGGCAAAGATCATACGACCTGCTGTTGAGCCTCTTGGAGAACTTGATTCTCCTTTGGGGACTTACTTTGTCACAGGAAACCATGAGTACTACACCTCAGATGTTAGCAACTGGTTCGAGCTGTTAAAATCATTTAACATTCAGCCATTGCATAATGAGAATGTGAAGATTGTTTCACCAAAGAGCACTTCTGACTGGTTCTGCCTGGCTGGCGTGGATGATATTGAAGCAGATGTGTTGCGCTATtcgggacatggcatggatttGAAAAAAGCTCTCAGAGGTTGTAGCAGTGAGCATGCAATAGTGCTCCTAGCTCATCAGCCAATTGCTGCAAAGTGGGCCCTTCAGGAGAGACCAGACATAAATTTAATTCTCTCTGGCCATACTCATGGAGGGCAGATTTTCCCTCTAAATGCTGGAGCTTATCTGCTGAATCCATTCTTTGTTGGCTTGTACCAAGTTGGGCAGAATACCTTCGTCTATGTCAGCCCGGGGACGATGTACTATGGAATACCCATgaggctgggcagcagagctgaaataACAGAGATTATTCTACGTTCTCCTTGA